Within the Sebastes umbrosus isolate fSebUmb1 chromosome 5, fSebUmb1.pri, whole genome shotgun sequence genome, the region GTGCACTTGAGAAGAATTTATTCCCTAAAAATCTACTGCGATCTGTAAAAAGCTTTTCAATTCCAATTAACATAACCATCGGTATCACAGTGGGGGCAATTATAGGAGTGGTGAGTCTACACAAACACCTATCCATGCCTGCACATGAGCATGCACAACTTTTTGATCATTGATCCAAATCCATCACTCATTTGCATTACTGGCTCTAATTCATTTAAACATACGTTTCATCCACAGGATGAAAAATCCCAGACCATAACAACATTCATATGGCAAGTTCTGGTAAATTCTCAGGGCAAATAAATCCACTATGTGCAGATTTTTATGTGATTACATCATCtttcatattattataattgcATTGGTTTTTGTTGGCAAAATAAGCAAATCCAAGGTTAGGAGGTGTGTCTTTTTTGGTATTACCACTGGGGATAATTTGCTCAAAATGATATGTGCATGCCAACTTGTTTAAAAGTACTAGACTGGAATAAACTTCAATTAATGTTAATTAACTTGTTATTGTTCATTAACTTGTAACTAAATAgatttttatgcaaaatgttaaaatgtcttgtatttttttttttttcgctaaAATAATGGTGACAGATGGTGTTTTGGATGAAACGTCATATTATTCTCTATTAATTTAAGTAGTGACACAGCTGAAATGAATGGCATTTCTTTGCTGTACATCAAATCTGTGTTGCTCTGTTTAATGTAGGAGTGGGATATCGAAGGCCTGAGCTGGGATGAGGAGGAATGTGGAACTAAAAGAGTATCTGTCCCGAGAGAACAGCTTTGGGTCCCAGACGTCCAAATCGCAGAGTTGTAAGTTAAAAGgatgtacagtagtgtgtgcgctttttaaagtaaaaacctGAAATATCAGCAGTTGGAAAGCAAACTTAAATGCTGTAAacctgagaggagagaggtaaACCTCCATATAGGTATACAGTATTACAGTTGTTTGGTACAATGGAGCTTAAAAGAATATGCTTTTTTCCTCATTTCATGCTaaaattatgacctttttttaagtATTAAAGACCAACTCACGTTAGTTAATCATACAATACAAATTTGAATAAACAATGAATCTtcgtttttctctctccttttaaaatcaaaatgttttttgttttctattccAGCATGGAAGAGGACGAGTCTCCCAAAACTCCCTTTGTCTACTTATACAACACAGGTCATGTTTTTGATAATAAGCCGATCAGAGTGGTCAGCTCCTGCCGATTAGTAATCTACACTTTTCCCTTCGATGTCCAAAACTGCTCACTGACCTTTGGATCATATCTACACTATGGTAAGCCTgcttaaatataaaatgcagtTCTTAAAGGTACTAAAACACGGAGAAGCTCggagtacaacacacacagagggagagtgacttcattctctgctcaggtagaacaTTGcttctctatatctttacataactaatagttgtttgatgctatattaatgctctggatatcatacagagcacctttaaaaagtCTGTTTTGAACTGCGTGACAAAATGCAGCTTTGCATACTACGAAATGTCTGATGTAAgcagtgttgtgtttaaataGGTCCGGAGGGGTTGAAGTGTTGAATGGAGAttaagtcttttctttttttttaacttggcGTGACACAAGGTTACACAAGTATTTCTGTTGTCACACATTCAGATCATTTGACAAATTGAATTGTGAAAAGTCCTTTAAAGTGTTAAAATATTCCTACGTGTTTGGATGGATATCAACACAAAACTTCACTTGTGGGTTCTAATAACTCAAAATAAAACTGTGCATTGAATGTTATTCAAGCTACAGATATAAGGATGATTGCAGGCACCACATCTGAAGAGATCCTGGAAAAGTCCCAAAATGTGTTGGACACCAACGGGGAGTGGGAGCTCACGAGTATCAGTGTAGTTCCTTCTACCCTGGAGCTAGAGGAGGAAAGCTACTCGGAGATCAAATACTATGTaagtattatatttattgtttttcagtTTGCAAATCACATCAAATTGTGCAGTGAATAACAGTTATATAAAACACAGCACATTTTTTTCAACTCATTCTCCCTGCCATCACCACCTTCCTACTGTATAACTAATCATATTAGACTGTTTTTGCTGTGAGACATCAATCAAACTGCAACTGAAGAATGACACTGCCAATTCAATTTAACAAAGAGAAGGCATCATAATCATAGTAATTTTTTCCTGGAGTGGATTTCCTAGAGCAGTTTCATCATCATCCACAATTAGTTTTAAGTTTTTCCAGCTGTGAGAAACATTATCTCTGTGCACTGTTGAGAGAATGGTGTCTATAAAcagcataaataaaaaaagtgcttTTAAGTATGCACAAGGTTTTGAGTActttattttgtcacttttctAGAGTGAGCACACTACGTACTCAAAAGGTGCTAAGAATTAGTATGTGgtacagatttgtttttgatttgatCGACCATCTCAATGCTTGCTTAACAGGCTGGATTTATGACCCAAAACCAAAtcactattttatttttcagaaaaaatagTCAATGagaacaactaaattgtatgtTTGGCTGTATTCAGGGCCATACCATTAAGGACACAGAGGTCATGTCCCCtgcatatagatatataattgAATAGTTTACTTAATACAGTAGATAAAAGGTGTAATATCTAAATAATCAAAACATTTTAGTgtgtctgttttcattttgtgtctATTCAGAATTTTCTGAAAGGGAAGCGCATTGTGGGGGCTCTTCTGGCTATGCACACAATATTAGTGATGCTAGAGAGTAGCATGCaataaactagaagtgcactcggagagcgcagacctccgccaaggcaggtttcatgtacgacgctaaaaatgtgaaaatgccgTACACATTACTCAGCATTTACAGGATAACACACTTCCACGGTGACAAGAAACTTTAAGTGAATCATTTTGCATACAAATTCAGAAAGAAATGAACTGTTCAAAGTGTGGGTTAAAATGTTGAGGCGTTGTACCTCTCTCTTCCCAAGATCATTCTGAGACGTAGGCCACTCCTCTACGTGGTGAACCTCCTGATCCCCAGCTGCTTCCTCGTCACAGTGGACCTCTTCAGCTTCCTGCTGCCCCTCCAGAGTGTGGACCGTTCCTCCTTCAAGATGACCCTCATCCTGGGCTACACCGTCTTCCTGCTCACCATGAACGACGTGCTGCCTATCACTGGGGAGACAACACCTCTCATCAGTGAGTGACACCTGTGATGGTGTTACTTATTTTATTCCAGAGAAGGTTGAACACAGAgatatgatatattttttagattCTGTGTGACTTAGGCTTCACTCAGCGTGGATATCATTATATCCATTGTGaataaatgtccaaaaatcTG harbors:
- the LOC119488505 gene encoding 5-hydroxytryptamine receptor 3A-like, which gives rise to MADVKPTVLIFICFMLLHAFAAALNCTSPTPESLFGALEKNLFPKNLLRSVKSFSIPINITIGITVGAIIGVDEKSQTITTFIWQVLEWDIEGLSWDEEECGTKRVSVPREQLWVPDVQIAEFMEEDESPKTPFVYLYNTGHVFDNKPIRVVSSCRLVIYTFPFDVQNCSLTFGSYLHYATDIRMIAGTTSEEILEKSQNVLDTNGEWELTSISVVPSTLELEEESYSEIKYYIILRRRPLLYVVNLLIPSCFLVTVDLFSFLLPLQSVDRSSFKMTLILGYTVFLLTMNDVLPITGETTPLINVFLFISLALMVASLLETVFITNIQYSSSQHSAVPNWLSVLVLRYLAVVVCLPRKTQSNRKTVFLNPSATEPAKSLSITNISAIHLQRVSGDTPPEKLPPTPPEPALDELRKLSRDLIAIRLQMDEHFQGGKTLQEWQMIGIVIDRLLFGLYIALIVVSFITIICIWIWSNSNAA